Within the Erigeron canadensis isolate Cc75 chromosome 6, C_canadensis_v1, whole genome shotgun sequence genome, the region TGGATGTTAACAAAATGATAAAGAGTGCCGGGGTTAAAAGAACACGAAATGAGTTTGAGAATAGCATGGGGTTGGCTCAAGATTGGACTAAAGAGCAGGAACTGGCGCTAGAGAGAGCTTACCAAGAAGCAAAGCCCACCCCACGGTTTTGGAAGAAAGTTTCTAGGATGGTAATAAACTACCCTTTATAAACTCTATGTCTACTGCGTAATATCAAAAAAGTTTTGATCTTGCTTTATTTCATGTGCTTTTGACAATGGCCAACTCAATTGTGTTTTCTgcatattatcataaatttgaattttttgagGTTTAATTTTGCTATTAATGTATGTGTTTTAGGTGCCTGGAAAATCTGCACAGGAATGTTTTGACAAAGTACACTGTAGTCATTTAACACCACCACAACCTCGTATGCGTGCTAGGCCTCGAGTATTAAAAAGTTTACAGAACTCTTGTCTTGTTGCAAATAAGTTGCTGAATGCATCAAGTCCTGCAGCTAAAAGGCCTAGATACCATAAGCAGAAGAGTCATGTAGTTCAGAGAACCATAAGACATATGATACAAAATCAGTATAAGGTGGTACAGGAATCTGCGGCTGATCTGTTTTCAGTTTTGGAGCCCGCATTCGCCGAATCTGTAAATGGTAATCGGATGTTTACCACACCTGATCGTAACCCGAACGAAGTACTCAAAAGGTGTCAAGAAAGATCTTCCACAGCCCATAAAAAGAGTGTTTCAAAATTTAGTAGTTTAGACAATGCCACACTGGCGAGTCCTCCTGTTCTAAAACCGGTTAAAAACAAAGCGTTGCATGAGAAATATATCGACCAGTTGAACTGCAGAGAAGCTAAGAGGAAGGCAGCGAATGAAAAGGCGGAAAAGCTCGATAAAAGTAAAGGGATGAAGCAAGAGAGCTCTGCAGAGAGAAAGATTGCAATAAAAACAGCAAAAAATGCTTTGGTTTTTAGTGCAAGAGATGCTATTAATGAGTTCCAGCATCAACAGGCGACAGCTTTGAACGATTTTTTTGATTATGAGAGTGGTACAGATTCTGACAAGGACGACAGTGAGGTTTTTTTATGACTGCTACTGTCCAGATTACAGCTGAGTTTTGTTCTTTTCAAGTTAGTTCTTGTTTACATTGCTTAATATCTGAAACAAGATTTTAACTGTGCATAATCGAGTTTAAATAAGTGATCAATTGAAGTGTTACAATTGTTGTTTTTGTCCTAATTAGTCTTGGTGTCTCAAATTTGTGTTTCTTCTTGAAGCTCTATACAGTCTTTGCATTGCAACCATCCCTATAATATACTGCAGATGACCTGTTATTTAAGAAATCAATTGAGGCTTGGGTAGATGTTTCTTGTATTTGTCTTCACTGTCTGAATGTAAATTACCTTACCCCCAccattaaaacaataaaaacttGACTATTAGTTGTGATGGTTGATTAAAATGACTATTTTTGTGCCATAGCAACATTTTATATTAACTGAATTAACATTATTTATACTTCATAACATGTTTATTACTAACCATAATTATATGATCAAATGTTTTATGGTAACAACCTTTTTATTGGACTAACGCAATACCTGCCCTTAAGGCAGGGTAAATATATACGTTATAGGCCAAGTAAAATGTGTATTATTGTCTTATTGTTTGTATCCAACTGAAGTGTACTGATAAGGATGTTTTACAATGATGGAAGCGCAAAGTGTCAAGCTTTTAGAAGCTAAGCAATTGAACGATTTAGATACGTgcatacaattatatttatgaGTGCTAAGCAACTTTAGGCATACAAAAACAAGGGATATAAATATAGGATATGTACATAACCATAGTTGTGCCCCTTTGCTTGATATCACCCAAAATAAATTTTGAGTTTATCTTGCCCTTGGTTGTACAGACAACTTCCTAGAAGACATCACACTGTTACTAGAAAAAAATGTTGAGAAAGAACTGAGAGTTGATGCCtacatatgaaaataataaggaaaatgGTTGTCATTTGTACCTTATTACATCtataaaaagtagtactttatacataaaaaaatcacCCTTTTGAATTTTCATATGACAAAATACAACTTTTAATGCACCCAAATAACTaaggttgtcattaacaaaactcaaacgataaatatatgtatttagttCAAAAAAATTTACCATGATTATGGTATTgatttttagttaaaataatGTGGATTCCAGTCCAAATAAACTGACATAACAAACCATATCTATAATAAACgtaatcataattcataaatattGCAACTTCGCAACACACAGTTTCACGCTACCAATGTTGTTTCtgattttataaaatcttttCCAGGTCTTTTATGCAATTGTGGTGGTTCtatgaaaatgatttatctgtgtacttaaaaataaaagaaatataatacATTCTTCAATAAAATATGCCTATTTATTTGTCTGTATCCATGGGTTAGTTAAATAAACCTGAGCTGGATATCATTTCCATGTTCCTTCATATTCATCACCCCCAAAAATCCACTCAGCATCCaacatattataaattataaatataattataaaaatcaaccTTCATCAAATCAAATCCATAATCGTAtccaaatcataataatcatggGCGACCCAATAATCTCATCGGTAATTACACAACTAATGGAAAGATCAACATCATTAGCAACCCAAGATTTTGCAGTATTATGGGGTCTTAAATCTGACTTAAAATCATTACGCACAATCTTTACACAAATACAATCTGTACTTGCAGATGCtgaaacaaaacaaagaaaaaacatcCACTTACAA harbors:
- the LOC122605939 gene encoding uncharacterized protein LOC122605939 isoform X2, whose product is MPQRKNSNKKGPSTSGVVTLRRSPRFLQMVLFNPENPITSDPEPPNAETLSRTSNQKSIVHEGPVNVMDVNKMIKSAGVKRTRNEFENSMGLAQDWTKEQELALERAYQEAKPTPRFWKKVSRMVPGKSAQECFDKVHCSHLTPPQPRMRARPRVLKSLQNSCLVANKLLNASSPAAKRPRYHKQKSHVVQRTIRHMIQNQYKVVQESAADLFSVLEPAFAESVNGNRMFTTPDRNPNEVLKRCQERSSTAHKKSVSKFSSLDNATLASPPVLKPVKNKALHEKYIDQLNCREAKRKAANEKAEKLDKSKGMKQESSAERKIAIKTAKNALVFSARDAINEFQHQQATALNDFFDYESGTDSDKDDSEVFL
- the LOC122605939 gene encoding uncharacterized protein LOC122605939 isoform X1 — encoded protein: MPQRKNSNKKGPSTSGVVTLRRSPRFLQMVLFNPENPITSDPEPPNAETLSRTSNQKSRELERRVTRSTSGFIGNPSNGGSSSEQITEEGMNKSKRSKGRLRQNTVKKSKKSRDDKVDDIIHEGGLLITEKQVLDEELLEKYVNKCMSEVDVNTAAVVHEGPVNVMDVNKMIKSAGVKRTRNEFENSMGLAQDWTKEQELALERAYQEAKPTPRFWKKVSRMVPGKSAQECFDKVHCSHLTPPQPRMRARPRVLKSLQNSCLVANKLLNASSPAAKRPRYHKQKSHVVQRTIRHMIQNQYKVVQESAADLFSVLEPAFAESVNGNRMFTTPDRNPNEVLKRCQERSSTAHKKSVSKFSSLDNATLASPPVLKPVKNKALHEKYIDQLNCREAKRKAANEKAEKLDKSKGMKQESSAERKIAIKTAKNALVFSARDAINEFQHQQATALNDFFDYESGTDSDKDDSEVFL